The Flavobacteriales bacterium DNA segment GCCAAAGAGTACCCAAAGTAAAGAAATAACACCCAAAGCAATAAAGCTTTGAAGCATAGTTGAGATGACATTTTTTTTACTGACCATACCACCATAGAAGAAGGCAAGACCAGGTGTCATTAGTAGAACTAGCGCGCTAGCTACAATCATCCAAGCAGTGTCGGCATGATTTATGTCGACAGACTGCATGGACATGGATTGTGGATTTGAAAAAAATAATACAGTGAATACGATTGCAGATAATACTATAAAGAATGTCTTTCTGTTGTGAAAAATCATAATGTTTAATTGTATCTGTATGAATAAATATTGTCTTTATTCTGTCGATATTCGTTAATTGTTCTCCTTTTGGATTCTGTAACTTCAAAGGTCAAATCATCATTACTAAACAAATTAATTAATGAGTCATATACTGGGTTTTCCTCATTATAGATATAGTCCTTAGTCCTATTATCTGATAAATATTTGACCTCAGTAATTTGCTTTTTATCATCTAAAAAGTACTCTGAAACAGAATTGTATTGGTGAACAGTTATTTTTTTCATATCAAATTACTAACTAACTCAGCAAATTTACATATATTTACACCTTTAAATGAACACTATCAACCATTAAGTTTAAAAAAAAGTCAAAATGACTATTTTAATCCTTTAAAAAGTCATATTGTTATTTTTTGACCGATAATTCATTAAAAAAGAAAAAAATTTAAACCTTATTATTACTATAATGGCTAAAACAACCTTAATAGATAAATTAGACTTAGAAATTTTAAAGCTGCTTTCTCTTGATTCTAAAATTTCATTTTCTGAAATTTCAAACCTCTTAAAAGTTTCTAATACAACCATACATGTTAGAATTAAAAGACTACAGAAATTAGAAATTATTAAGAATTTTACGATTACGATTGATTACAATAAGTTAGGGTTTAACTACACTTGCTACATGGGTATTTATTTGGACAAAGCTTCTAAATACGATGTTGCACTAAAAGAGCTCAAGAAAATCAATAACATTACAGGTATGGATTTTACTACTGGTAAATCCAGTTTGTTTTGTAAAATCAGAGCCATAGACTCTAACGATGCTCGACTTATTATCAGTAAAATACACAAAATCGAAGGGATTAATCGAACAGAAACCTTCTTTTCTTTGGAGCAATTATTGAACCAAAAAGAAAGTTTACTCTCAACTATTAATTTCTAATTCTTATAGTTTACTATTTTTACCGCTATGACAAGTAGGGTAAAATTATTTCTTGGGGCTTACGTAAATAGTACAAACGCACAAAATCTTAACTGCCTTGCTCTTGCTAAATATTTAGACAAATCACAATTTGATATTACTATACTTGGTCTTTACTCTCAGCCACCTATAACTATTGAAGGAGTTAAGGTATTCAGATGTATTTGGCCTCATCGTATTATGGTGTACTGGGCTTATTTTTGGAATATCATTAAAGCCGATATAGTGTACTTGCCTAAGGCAGAATTGTTAGGCTTCAATTCATTCATTTGTCAACTTTTTGGTAAAAAAAGTTTTTCGACTATTGAAGGAATTTTAGATGATGCTAATTTTTTAAAAGCCAAAAACAAAAGTGGCTTTAATGTATTAAATTATTACGCTCGATTAAGTCAAGTGTTTTCAATTTCACAATACATAAAAGACTATAATTTTAAAAAACATGGCTTAATCGCAGAAGATAAAATTTTAGAATTAGGAACGGAAAGTCAATTATTTTTAAATAAAACTTATCAAACTGCACCAATCAATAAAGTTATTTTGATAGCTAATAATTACTCTAAAAAAGGGGTCGATGATTTCCTAGCATTAGCAAATGAATATTCACAATTAGAATTTCATTTAGTGGGAGAGGGTAAGAAAATAGAAAATCATTTGCCTAACTTAATTTGCCATAGTAAGTTGTCACAATATGAATTGTCAGAATTATTAAAAGATATGCAATTGCATATTTTCCCTTCACGTTCTGAAGGTTTTCCAAAAGTGATACTTGAAACAGCCTGTGCTGGTGTGCCCTCATTAGTATATGCAGATTATGGTGCTAATCAATGGATAGACCATAATCAAAATGGTTTTGTAGTTAAAACTTTAGACGAAATGAATGTAGTCATAGAAGACCTATTAAACAATAAAGTGTCACTTAATCAGATTTCTAAAAATGCTATTCAATTAGGATTGTCATACGATTGGAAGTTAAAAATAAAAGTATGGGAAGATGTGATATTAGCTTTGTCTTCCAAATGAAACCCTCCTTTTTATCTTAGATTTTTTTATCTTTGTTAGATTACATTAAATCCTTGACTTTTTCAATCAAACACAATTATCAAATATTACACTTAATGAAAAGAATCCTGTTTTTTTATTTCCTCACCCTTCCTTTTCTTGTTTCCTCACAAGTTGCTATTACTTTTTATGACGAGTTTAATCTGCAAGAGCAATCAGAATATGATAATTGGCAATACCAACAGAATACATTCTTTGTTCTGCCATTATCAATCAATGATTTTATAGCCATAGAAAACTATCAATTTAATATTACCTATGACCCACAAGTAGTTCAATTAGACTATCAGATTATAGATGATATAAACCAACAAGGGTTTACAGACTCATACAATGTGTTGAGTGCTCTTTCTGGTCAACAAGGTAGTATTAGTGCTGAGATGTTTGAGATTTCATTCAATCAAGCTATGGCTACTGTCACTTACAGTCACACCAGCCCTACTTCGGAAGACCAATTCGACAATGGATATGCTGTACTAGTTTATCTCCCTTTTAAAAAGATAGATGCTTGTAGTAAAGAACCTTTGAGTGTAGCGTTTTCTGACGGTAATATTGATGGGCAGTATATTAACCCTAATCAAACTAATGCTTTTATAGTTAATCAATCACTAAGCTCTGAAGGAGGTAATATTACCACTCAAGATGCTTTTGTTAATTTTAATATTCTTTCGGCAGATGTTATCCAAAATGGTAACACTCTAGAGCCCACTATTACTGGAGGCACACCCCCATATACTTATGAGTGGACAGATAAAATGGATGAAGTATTGGCAACGGATTCGCTATTTTCACCCAGCGAATCGGGGGACTTCTTATTTTATGTATATGACCAAAATAATTGTGTTAGTATCTTGTATGTCACCTATGACCAGACGGCAACCATAGAGGACTTTCCTTCATTAAGTATCTACCCTTTACCCGCAAAGGACTATGTAATAGTAAATAATGCAAGTTTTAACAGCTACCAATTAATTGATTTAAAAGGACAAATTGTAGCTACAGACTCCTTTGTCAACACTACAGTTATTAGCAGAAATAAATTACCATCGGGGCTATATTTTTTAAAATTAAGTAATGGGATGGATTATACCATTCAAAAGGTTATATTTAACTAGTATTTATAGTTTAACTGGCTCAAAAGAAATTAACTTATGAAAAGTATTTTAATCATTTTT contains these protein-coding regions:
- a CDS encoding T9SS type A sorting domain-containing protein, whose amino-acid sequence is MKRILFFYFLTLPFLVSSQVAITFYDEFNLQEQSEYDNWQYQQNTFFVLPLSINDFIAIENYQFNITYDPQVVQLDYQIIDDINQQGFTDSYNVLSALSGQQGSISAEMFEISFNQAMATVTYSHTSPTSEDQFDNGYAVLVYLPFKKIDACSKEPLSVAFSDGNIDGQYINPNQTNAFIVNQSLSSEGGNITTQDAFVNFNILSADVIQNGNTLEPTITGGTPPYTYEWTDKMDEVLATDSLFSPSESGDFLFYVYDQNNCVSILYVTYDQTATIEDFPSLSIYPLPAKDYVIVNNASFNSYQLIDLKGQIVATDSFVNTTVISRNKLPSGLYFLKLSNGMDYTIQKVIFN
- a CDS encoding AsnC family transcriptional regulator, translated to MAKTTLIDKLDLEILKLLSLDSKISFSEISNLLKVSNTTIHVRIKRLQKLEIIKNFTITIDYNKLGFNYTCYMGIYLDKASKYDVALKELKKINNITGMDFTTGKSSLFCKIRAIDSNDARLIISKIHKIEGINRTETFFSLEQLLNQKESLLSTINF
- a CDS encoding glycosyltransferase family 4 protein, whose amino-acid sequence is MTSRVKLFLGAYVNSTNAQNLNCLALAKYLDKSQFDITILGLYSQPPITIEGVKVFRCIWPHRIMVYWAYFWNIIKADIVYLPKAELLGFNSFICQLFGKKSFSTIEGILDDANFLKAKNKSGFNVLNYYARLSQVFSISQYIKDYNFKKHGLIAEDKILELGTESQLFLNKTYQTAPINKVILIANNYSKKGVDDFLALANEYSQLEFHLVGEGKKIENHLPNLICHSKLSQYELSELLKDMQLHIFPSRSEGFPKVILETACAGVPSLVYADYGANQWIDHNQNGFVVKTLDEMNVVIEDLLNNKVSLNQISKNAIQLGLSYDWKLKIKVWEDVILALSSK